A genome region from Jeongeupia sp. HS-3 includes the following:
- the clcB gene encoding voltage-gated ClC-type chloride channel ClcB, translated as MPASERLARRRPGFINTIDPQFLRLATAIAAGVIGALAVWVFHQALDLAEVLLYGHTDGLVAAARGLPAWQRIITPALGGLAAGTLLWLWNRARASSPRHADDYIEAVTIGDGRLDQRGGFGKIIASYLVVVAGGAVGREGAMVLLAALTCSFLGARLRHRVDLRLVVACGVAAGFTAAYHAPLASSLFIAEVLLGSLALAAIGPVILAAVASALVTHALSGDTTLYQVAAGASLDTSGLALVALSGIVAGVLGPLFLAWLDVSRKGFRWLNWPLPAQLAAGGLVVGLISVLRPEAWGNGYSAVQSFLLAPAAWQIVLLILVCKLIAIAGSIGSGAPGGVFTPTLLVGAAFGQLVAQLITLVAPNVGSPLLFTLAGMGVFLAATTHAPVMSALMVLEMTGQVQLLLALLPACVIAAAISRRLRAASIYANH; from the coding sequence ATGCCTGCATCCGAGCGACTGGCGCGGCGCCGCCCCGGTTTCATCAACACGATAGATCCGCAATTCTTGCGCCTCGCCACCGCGATTGCCGCAGGCGTGATCGGTGCGCTGGCGGTCTGGGTGTTTCATCAGGCGCTCGATCTCGCCGAGGTGCTGCTCTATGGCCACACCGACGGCCTGGTCGCCGCCGCGCGCGGTCTGCCCGCGTGGCAGCGCATCATCACCCCGGCGCTCGGCGGACTGGCCGCCGGTACGCTGCTGTGGCTGTGGAACCGTGCGCGCGCCAGTTCGCCGCGGCATGCCGACGACTATATCGAAGCGGTGACCATTGGCGACGGCCGGCTCGATCAGCGCGGCGGCTTTGGCAAAATCATCGCCTCGTATCTGGTCGTCGTCGCCGGTGGCGCGGTCGGCCGTGAAGGCGCGATGGTGTTGCTGGCAGCGCTGACGTGCTCCTTCCTTGGCGCACGGCTGCGGCATCGGGTCGATCTGCGTCTGGTCGTGGCCTGCGGCGTGGCTGCCGGCTTTACCGCCGCTTACCACGCGCCGCTGGCCAGCTCGCTGTTTATCGCCGAGGTGCTGCTCGGCTCGCTGGCGCTGGCAGCGATCGGCCCGGTGATACTGGCAGCGGTGGCATCGGCCTTGGTCACCCATGCGCTTTCGGGCGATACCACGCTGTATCAGGTCGCCGCCGGTGCATCGCTGGACACCAGCGGCCTTGCGCTGGTGGCGCTGAGCGGCATCGTCGCCGGCGTGCTCGGGCCGCTGTTTCTGGCCTGGCTGGATGTCAGCCGCAAGGGCTTCCGCTGGCTGAACTGGCCACTGCCGGCACAACTGGCCGCCGGCGGCCTTGTGGTCGGATTGATCTCGGTACTGCGGCCCGAGGCCTGGGGCAACGGTTACAGCGCGGTACAGTCGTTTTTGCTGGCGCCGGCAGCGTGGCAGATCGTGTTGTTGATCCTCGTGTGCAAGCTGATCGCCATCGCCGGCAGCATCGGCTCGGGTGCGCCCGGCGGCGTTTTCACGCCCACCTTGCTGGTCGGCGCGGCCTTCGGCCAACTGGTTGCCCAGCTGATCACCCTCGTCGCCCCCAACGTCGGCAGCCCCCTGCTGTTTACCTTGGCGGGCATGGGCGTCTTTCTTGCCGCCACCACCCACGCGCCGGTGATGTCGGCGCTGATGGTGCTGGAAATGACCGGGCAAGTGCAGTTGCTGCTGGCACTGCTGCCGGCCTGCGTGATCGCCGCGGCCATTTCGCGACGACTGCGCGCGGCGTCGATTTACGCGAATCACTGA
- a CDS encoding 23S rRNA (adenine(2030)-N(6))-methyltransferase RlmJ, which yields MLSYRHAFHAGNHADVLKHFLLVELLSYLNQKDKPYWYVDTHAGAGLYQLTEGYAAKNAEFEGGIARLWKRKDLPAALARYVEVIRRFNPDGKLGFYPGSPLVAQAVMRRDDKLRLFELHPSDSKLLEANCEALGRQAQVQAGNGFNGLKSVLPPQPRRGLTLIDPPYEDKGDYRTVIKAMEEGLRRFATGTFAIWYPTLQRAESRELPEALKKLPAKGWLDVRLYVQSPSSDGFGMHGSGMFIVNPPYTLVATLNEVMPVLVDALALDGGARYTLAHHTA from the coding sequence ATGCTCAGCTACCGCCATGCCTTCCACGCCGGCAATCACGCCGACGTCCTCAAGCACTTTCTCCTCGTCGAGCTGCTGAGCTATCTGAACCAAAAAGACAAGCCGTACTGGTACGTCGACACCCACGCCGGCGCCGGGCTGTATCAGCTGACCGAGGGTTATGCGGCGAAGAATGCCGAGTTCGAGGGCGGCATTGCCCGGCTGTGGAAGCGCAAGGACCTGCCCGCAGCGCTCGCCCGCTATGTCGAGGTAATCCGCCGCTTCAATCCCGATGGCAAGCTCGGCTTCTACCCCGGCTCGCCGCTGGTCGCACAGGCGGTGATGCGCCGTGACGACAAGCTGCGGCTGTTCGAGCTGCATCCGAGCGACAGCAAGCTGCTTGAAGCCAATTGCGAAGCGCTCGGCCGCCAGGCGCAGGTGCAGGCTGGCAACGGCTTCAACGGGCTGAAATCGGTGCTGCCACCGCAGCCACGACGTGGGCTGACGCTGATCGATCCGCCGTATGAAGACAAGGGCGATTACCGCACCGTGATCAAGGCGATGGAAGAAGGCTTGCGCCGTTTCGCCACCGGCACCTTCGCGATCTGGTACCCGACCTTGCAGCGCGCCGAATCGCGCGAGCTGCCCGAGGCGCTGAAAAAACTGCCGGCCAAGGGCTGGCTGGATGTACGGTTATATGTGCAGTCGCCATCGAGCGACGGTTTCGGCATGCACGGCAGCGGCATGTTCATCGTCAACCCGCCGTACACGCTGGTGGCGACGCTGAACGAGGTCATGCCCGTGCTCGTCGATGCGCTGGCGCTCGACGGCGGCGCCCGTTATACCCTCGCCCATCACACGGCCTGA
- the modA gene encoding molybdate ABC transporter substrate-binding protein has product MRKLHLLAAGLTLVAAALAQAATINVAVAANLQYTFDDLAKAYKAETGQDVVPSYGASGKFFAQIRNGAPFHVFLSADADYPKKLDADKQTLEPSKVYAYGALVLWTLKDLDLNQWEKLVREPGIERIAVANPETAPYGRAAVQALQHFKLADATRHKLVFGESIGQTNQFIATRAADLGFTAKSVVISNEMQGKGTWLEIPASAYEPIAQRAALLKYSNDHDTADAKRFYQFLFSPKAQDIFKQAGYKLP; this is encoded by the coding sequence ATGCGCAAGCTACACCTCCTCGCCGCCGGCCTGACTCTGGTCGCCGCAGCCCTGGCCCAGGCCGCGACCATCAATGTCGCGGTCGCCGCCAATCTGCAGTACACCTTCGACGATCTCGCCAAGGCGTACAAGGCCGAGACCGGCCAGGATGTGGTGCCCAGCTATGGCGCATCGGGCAAGTTCTTTGCGCAGATCCGCAATGGCGCGCCGTTTCATGTGTTCCTGTCGGCCGACGCCGATTACCCGAAAAAGCTCGACGCCGACAAACAAACGCTGGAACCGAGCAAGGTCTACGCCTATGGCGCGCTGGTGCTGTGGACGCTGAAAGACCTTGATCTCAACCAGTGGGAAAAGCTCGTCCGCGAACCGGGCATCGAACGGATCGCCGTCGCCAATCCCGAAACCGCGCCGTATGGCCGCGCCGCAGTGCAGGCGCTGCAGCATTTCAAACTGGCCGACGCGACGCGCCACAAGCTCGTGTTCGGTGAAAGCATCGGCCAGACCAACCAGTTCATCGCCACCCGCGCCGCCGATCTGGGCTTTACCGCCAAATCGGTCGTGATCTCGAACGAAATGCAGGGCAAGGGCACGTGGCTGGAAATCCCCGCCAGCGCCTACGAGCCGATCGCGCAGCGCGCGGCGCTGCTCAAGTACTCGAACGATCACGACACTGCCGATGCCAAGCGCTTCTACCAGTTCCTGTTCTCGCCCAAAGCCCAGGACATCTTCAAGCAGGCCGGGTACAAACTGCCATGA
- a CDS encoding molybdopterin-binding protein, with protein sequence MNRIAATLSRIEHGAGMTLIEADSAGGVLVATIVGEVPLAAGAPVTLLCKETEVALAKDLTGLISLRNRHPARVVGIDAGVVLTRVTLDWHGQRIAAVITSGSARRLSIVIGDMLEWLVKANEMAVETA encoded by the coding sequence ATGAACCGCATCGCCGCGACGCTGAGCCGGATCGAGCACGGCGCCGGCATGACGCTGATCGAAGCTGACTCCGCTGGTGGCGTGCTGGTGGCGACCATCGTCGGCGAAGTGCCGCTGGCCGCTGGCGCGCCGGTGACGCTGCTGTGCAAGGAAACCGAAGTCGCGCTGGCCAAGGATTTAACCGGACTGATCAGCCTGCGCAACCGCCATCCGGCGCGCGTCGTCGGTATCGATGCCGGCGTGGTGCTGACGCGCGTGACGCTGGACTGGCACGGGCAGCGCATCGCCGCGGTGATCACCAGCGGTTCGGCCCGGCGCTTGTCGATTGTCATCGGCGATATGCTCGAATGGCTGGTCAAGGCCAATGAAATGGCGGTGGAAACCGCGTGA
- the modB gene encoding molybdate ABC transporter permease subunit: protein MIDVQALDVQPLWLTLKLATITTVVLVIIGIPLARWLAFGRSRIRPVIETLCTLPLVLPPTVLGFYLLISFSPVSFTGRWLEDALGLRLVFTFSGLVIGSVLFSLPFMLQPLVSGFRQLPANLIDAARTLGKTETTILTRVILPNTRAGLLSGIVLAFAHTVGEFGVVLMLGGGVTGDTKVASIALYQRVEALDYAGAHSYALVLVSFAFAVLLLLRLIQSRHEARQC from the coding sequence GTGATCGATGTTCAAGCCCTTGATGTTCAGCCGCTCTGGCTGACGCTCAAACTGGCGACGATCACCACCGTCGTGCTGGTCATCATCGGCATTCCGCTGGCGCGCTGGCTCGCCTTCGGCCGCTCGCGTATCCGGCCGGTGATCGAAACGCTGTGCACGCTACCGCTGGTGCTGCCGCCGACGGTGCTCGGCTTCTACCTGCTGATTTCGTTCAGCCCGGTGTCGTTCACCGGCCGCTGGCTGGAGGACGCACTCGGCCTGCGGCTGGTGTTCACCTTCAGCGGCCTGGTGATCGGTTCGGTGCTGTTCAGTCTGCCCTTCATGTTGCAGCCGCTGGTATCGGGGTTTCGGCAGCTGCCGGCCAACCTGATCGACGCCGCACGCACGCTTGGCAAGACCGAAACCACCATCCTCACCCGGGTGATCCTGCCCAATACCCGCGCCGGCCTGCTGTCGGGCATCGTGCTGGCGTTTGCGCATACGGTCGGCGAGTTCGGCGTGGTGCTGATGCTCGGTGGCGGCGTCACCGGCGACACCAAGGTCGCCTCGATCGCGCTGTATCAACGGGTCGAAGCACTCGACTACGCCGGCGCGCACAGCTACGCGCTAGTGCTGGTGTCGTTCGCCTTCGCGGTGCTGCTATTGCTGCGGCTGATCCAGTCGCGGCACGAGGCACGGCAATGCTGA
- a CDS encoding sulfate/molybdate ABC transporter ATP-binding protein gives MLNLALSHTIPTADGARELSLELDLAPGERLALYGPSGVGKTTLLRLISGLARPKHGRIAFGDTVWFDADRKVDLPARQRRVGYVFQDYALFPNMNVRQNLAFAQPATNPAKLDELLALTQLTGLAKRLPQQLSGGQRQRVALARALAQEPSLLLLDEPLSALDPGLRVALREDIDAMLKQVKLTTIIVSHDLGDVFRLADRVAVLEPGRLAALGTPRDVMLPATPAGRHALNGIVLAIEPADVLWRVTVAIGNDTLATLSADVEQLRIGAPVAVLLNGSSAMIQPA, from the coding sequence ATGCTGAATCTGGCACTCTCGCACACGATTCCCACCGCCGATGGCGCACGTGAACTGTCGCTTGAACTCGATCTGGCCCCGGGCGAGCGGCTGGCGCTGTATGGCCCGTCCGGCGTTGGCAAAACCACGCTGTTGCGGCTGATATCCGGCCTGGCGCGGCCCAAACACGGCCGCATCGCCTTTGGCGACACGGTCTGGTTCGATGCCGATCGCAAGGTCGACCTCCCTGCCCGGCAGCGCCGGGTCGGTTATGTGTTTCAGGATTACGCGCTGTTTCCGAACATGAACGTGCGGCAGAATCTGGCGTTCGCGCAGCCCGCAACCAATCCGGCCAAGCTCGATGAACTGCTGGCGCTGACCCAGCTGACCGGGCTGGCCAAACGCCTGCCGCAGCAGCTCTCCGGCGGCCAGCGCCAGCGCGTTGCCCTGGCGCGGGCGCTGGCGCAGGAACCGAGCCTGCTGTTGCTCGACGAACCGCTGTCGGCGCTCGACCCCGGCCTGCGCGTGGCGCTGCGCGAAGACATCGACGCCATGCTGAAGCAGGTAAAACTGACGACGATCATCGTCAGCCACGACCTCGGCGACGTATTCAGGCTGGCCGACCGCGTTGCCGTGCTCGAACCGGGCCGGCTGGCCGCGCTCGGCACGCCGCGCGACGTGATGCTGCCGGCGACACCCGCCGGCCGCCACGCGCTCAACGGCATCGTGCTGGCGATCGAACCGGCCGATGTGCTCTGGCGGGTCACCGTGGCGATCGGCAACGACACGCTGGCGACGCTGAGCGCCGATGTCGAGCAACTGCGCATTGGTGCGCCGGTGGCGGTGCTGCTAAACGGCAGCAGTGCGATGATTCAGCCCGCCTGA
- a CDS encoding nucleotide pyrophosphohydrolase: MNTDDLQSRLRAFSLERDWDQFHTPKNLACALSVEASELLELFQWLTPEQSQSLCAESEFATRLGEEVADVLLYLLRLADVAGLDLNAVVERKLKLNAEKYPADLARGHARKLDARKDLA; encoded by the coding sequence ATGAATACCGACGACCTGCAATCCCGGCTGCGCGCCTTCAGCCTTGAGCGCGACTGGGATCAGTTTCACACCCCGAAAAACCTCGCCTGCGCGCTATCGGTCGAAGCGTCCGAGTTGCTCGAACTGTTCCAGTGGCTGACGCCGGAGCAGTCGCAGTCGCTGTGCGCCGAATCCGAGTTCGCCACCCGGCTCGGCGAAGAAGTTGCCGACGTGCTGCTCTACCTGTTGCGGCTGGCCGACGTCGCCGGGCTCGACCTGAACGCGGTGGTCGAGCGCAAGCTCAAACTCAACGCCGAAAAGTACCCGGCCGATCTGGCCCGTGGTCACGCCCGCAAGCTCGACGCGCGCAAGGATTTGGCATGA
- the bioD gene encoding dethiobiotin synthase translates to MTTYFITGTDTDVGKTVATCQLLRGFAASGLRAVAMKPVASGCTVLDGELINSDVVAHRAAGNVMVPAELANPYRFAPAISPHLAAREAGVSVSLDHLIDCAARLQALTDVLLIEGAGGWHAPLSDDADMQTLAQRLGAPVILVVGMRLGCLNHALLSANAIVAAGLPLAGWIANRIAPAMDRYDDNLAWLQSHLPAPLIAEIGHSPDALSGEIAPQQLVQLDV, encoded by the coding sequence ATGACGACCTACTTCATCACCGGCACCGACACCGACGTCGGCAAAACCGTCGCCACCTGCCAGTTGCTGCGCGGCTTTGCCGCCAGCGGGCTGCGGGCGGTGGCGATGAAGCCGGTCGCTTCGGGTTGCACAGTGCTTGATGGCGAGCTGATCAATAGCGACGTGGTCGCGCACCGCGCCGCCGGCAACGTCATGGTACCGGCCGAGCTCGCCAACCCCTACCGCTTCGCACCGGCGATTTCGCCACATCTGGCCGCGCGCGAAGCCGGGGTGTCGGTATCGCTTGATCATCTCATCGATTGCGCGGCGCGGCTGCAAGCACTCACCGACGTGCTGCTGATCGAAGGCGCCGGCGGCTGGCATGCGCCGCTGTCCGACGATGCCGACATGCAGACGCTGGCGCAACGCCTCGGGGCGCCGGTGATCCTCGTCGTCGGCATGCGCCTCGGCTGCCTCAACCATGCGCTGCTGTCGGCCAACGCCATCGTCGCCGCCGGCCTGCCGCTGGCGGGCTGGATCGCCAACCGCATAGCCCCGGCGATGGATCGCTACGACGACAATCTCGCATGGCTGCAAAGCCACCTGCCGGCACCACTGATTGCCGAAATCGGCCACTCGCCGGATGCGCTTTCCGGAGAAATCGCGCCACAGCAGTTGGTACAACTTGATGTGTAA
- a CDS encoding SCO family protein, translated as MRPIRLLLALVFAVLLAACSKPDTFQGSDITGASFGGDFTLTAQDGKPRKLSDFKGKAVALFFGYTQCPDVCPTTMVELKEVMKQLGPDADKVQVLFVSVDPSRDTTAVLAQYVPAFDPRFIGLTGSKDAVDKVAEQYKVIVQQQGDGANYTVDHSAGTYLIDKQGKLRVLVNYGAGAAVLGHDLRELVQE; from the coding sequence ATGCGCCCCATCCGCCTGCTGCTTGCCCTCGTCTTTGCCGTGCTTCTGGCCGCATGCTCGAAGCCCGATACCTTTCAGGGCAGCGATATCACCGGCGCCAGCTTCGGCGGCGATTTCACCTTGACGGCGCAGGACGGCAAGCCGCGCAAGCTGTCCGACTTCAAGGGCAAGGCCGTGGCGCTGTTCTTCGGCTACACCCAATGCCCGGACGTCTGCCCGACGACCATGGTCGAGCTCAAGGAAGTGATGAAGCAGCTCGGCCCCGATGCCGACAAGGTCCAGGTGCTGTTCGTCAGCGTCGACCCAAGCCGCGACACCACGGCGGTGCTGGCGCAATACGTACCGGCCTTCGATCCGCGCTTCATCGGCCTCACCGGCAGCAAGGACGCGGTCGACAAGGTCGCCGAACAGTACAAGGTGATCGTGCAGCAACAGGGTGATGGCGCGAACTACACCGTCGACCACAGCGCGGGTACTTACCTCATCGACAAGCAGGGCAAGTTGCGCGTGCTGGTCAACTACGGCGCCGGCGCCGCGGTGCTCGGCCACGATCTGCGCGAACTCGTCCAGGAATAA
- a CDS encoding flagellar brake protein — translation MPEIDPHPLAENDDLASYTLSNPLEVGAVLRNLSTRGDFVTIYFDHGKSMLTTRILEVDVKARRFRFDWAGQEALNRALQASPRNVFVALPDGVKVQFVCEAPVIVQHEGSPAFEAALPTQLVKLQRREFFRLTTPIVTPYRCHTQLPDGSPVSFNLHDLSLGGVGLWAGSVNVGLLTRGDILRQATLELGAGVTFQTDLSVRGVRTVLLPQGEQPLLGCQFLSLPRSAEAALQRQIALLERERRALTG, via the coding sequence ATGCCAGAGATCGATCCCCACCCGCTCGCCGAGAATGACGACCTCGCGTCTTACACGCTATCCAATCCGCTCGAAGTCGGCGCCGTGCTGCGGAACCTGTCAACGCGCGGCGATTTCGTGACGATCTACTTCGATCACGGCAAATCGATGCTGACCACACGCATCCTCGAAGTCGACGTCAAAGCCCGGCGCTTTCGTTTTGACTGGGCGGGACAAGAGGCGCTGAACCGCGCACTGCAGGCATCGCCGCGTAATGTGTTTGTTGCGCTGCCCGATGGCGTGAAGGTGCAATTCGTCTGCGAGGCACCGGTGATCGTCCAGCACGAAGGCTCGCCTGCGTTCGAAGCTGCGCTGCCGACGCAACTGGTCAAACTGCAACGGCGCGAATTTTTCCGGCTGACCACGCCGATCGTCACCCCCTACCGCTGCCATACCCAGCTGCCCGACGGCAGCCCGGTCAGCTTCAATCTGCACGATCTTTCCTTGGGGGGGGTCGGCCTGTGGGCCGGCTCGGTCAACGTCGGCTTGCTGACCCGGGGCGACATACTGCGCCAGGCCACACTGGAATTGGGCGCTGGCGTCACCTTCCAGACCGATCTATCGGTACGCGGCGTGCGCACGGTGCTGTTGCCGCAGGGCGAACAACCGCTGTTGGGCTGCCAGTTCCTCTCCTTGCCTCGCAGCGCCGAAGCCGCGCTGCAACGGCAAATCGCCCTGCTCGAACGAGAACGCCGCGCCCTGACGGGCTAA
- a CDS encoding DUF3597 domain-containing protein has translation MGIFSSILSKLGFGDDKKEAAEASAAASAPAAGPAAATAAAATGAPAIVVAAISQVDVVAQLEGFASSNPEKLNWQTSIVDLLKLLGLDSSLAARKELASELHCPADKLEDSAQMNMWLHKTVLQKLAQNGGNIPAELL, from the coding sequence ATGGGTATCTTCAGCAGCATTTTGTCTAAGCTCGGTTTTGGCGACGATAAGAAAGAGGCCGCAGAGGCAAGCGCAGCAGCAAGCGCCCCCGCAGCCGGGCCGGCGGCAGCGACCGCCGCAGCAGCGACTGGCGCGCCGGCGATTGTGGTCGCGGCGATCAGCCAGGTCGATGTGGTGGCCCAGCTCGAAGGCTTCGCGAGTTCAAACCCCGAAAAACTGAATTGGCAAACGTCGATTGTCGATCTGCTCAAGCTGCTCGGCCTCGACAGCAGCCTTGCAGCCCGAAAAGAACTCGCCAGCGAGCTGCATTGCCCGGCCGACAAGCTGGAAGACTCGGCGCAGATGAATATGTGGCTGCACAAGACCGTGCTGCAGAAGCTGGCCCAGAACGGCGGCAACATCCCGGCCGAACTGCTTTAA
- a CDS encoding NAD-dependent epimerase/dehydratase family protein encodes MILRKRILNKRLAKSPRPRLLIIGCGDVVTRALPWLLRRFRVYASARSSESAVQLRALGVLPVPVDLDAGIPTRLAGLAQWLIHSAPPSASGLLDLRTRRLAAALARPDMRASLSHARRAPRRAAYIGTSGVYGNVGGAWVDETRPLTPDTPRARRRADAEAVLRALARRQGMHLGLLRAPGVYAAGRLPDARIRRGEPVIAADEDSYSNHIHADDLARAVCRALFRAQPLRAYNVSDDAPGKMGDWFDLVADHLGLPRVPRVSRAEAQAQLAPGLLSYLNESRRLDNARIKRELRLTLRWPCVEGFLKRH; translated from the coding sequence ATGATCTTGCGTAAACGGATACTGAATAAACGTCTGGCCAAGTCGCCTCGACCGCGGCTGCTGATCATCGGTTGTGGTGATGTCGTCACCCGGGCACTGCCGTGGCTGTTGCGCCGGTTTCGCGTCTACGCCAGCGCCCGTTCGAGCGAGTCGGCGGTGCAGTTGCGCGCACTTGGCGTGTTACCGGTGCCGGTGGATCTGGATGCCGGTATTCCGACCCGTCTGGCCGGTCTGGCGCAATGGCTGATTCACAGTGCGCCACCGTCGGCGAGCGGTTTGCTTGATCTGCGAACCCGTCGCCTGGCCGCTGCATTGGCACGCCCGGATATGCGAGCCAGTTTATCACACGCCCGCCGCGCCCCGCGCCGGGCGGCGTATATCGGCACCAGCGGCGTTTACGGCAATGTCGGCGGCGCGTGGGTGGATGAAACCCGGCCACTGACACCCGATACACCACGGGCACGGCGCCGTGCCGATGCCGAGGCGGTGTTGCGGGCGCTGGCGCGCCGGCAAGGCATGCATTTGGGGTTGCTGCGCGCACCGGGGGTCTATGCGGCCGGACGTCTGCCCGATGCACGCATCCGCCGTGGCGAGCCGGTCATCGCCGCCGACGAGGACAGTTACTCGAACCATATTCATGCCGACGATCTGGCGCGCGCGGTCTGCCGGGCGCTGTTCCGCGCCCAGCCGCTGCGCGCCTACAACGTCAGCGACGACGCGCCGGGGAAAATGGGCGACTGGTTCGATCTGGTCGCCGATCACCTTGGCCTGCCGCGCGTGCCAAGGGTGAGCCGGGCCGAGGCGCAGGCGCAGCTAGCGCCGGGTTTGTTGAGTTATCTGAACGAGTCGCGGCGGCTGGATAACGCGCGAATCAAGCGCGAGCTGCGCTTGACGCTGCGTTGGCCGTGCGTAGAGGGTTTCCTGAAGCGGCACTAG
- a CDS encoding CDP-6-deoxy-delta-3,4-glucoseen reductase: MSKQLTILPSGQQISLEADETLLDAAMRSGFNMPYGCKNGACGACKGLVVEGQVEHGPHAESALSQTERERGLALFCCATAVTDTVTIECREVAATKDIQIKTLPCRVQKIDKVSHDVAVLSLKLPATERMQFLAGQYIDIHTKTGKKRSFSIGNAPHDSEYLQLHVRHVPGGDFSEYVWNELKEREIFRFTGPLGSFFLREDSDKPIIFLATGTGFAPIKGILEHAFNKGIQREMILYWGARTIDDYYMTELTDQWQREHPNFTFIPVLSEPKPETNWQGRTGFLHDVLLDDFGNLSGWQVYACGAPMMVEAAFQHCIARGLPEEEFFSDAFFSSKDTAKK; encoded by the coding sequence ATGTCGAAGCAACTTACCATTCTGCCCTCGGGCCAGCAAATCAGCCTCGAAGCCGATGAAACCCTCCTCGATGCCGCAATGCGCAGCGGCTTCAACATGCCCTACGGCTGCAAAAACGGCGCCTGTGGCGCCTGCAAAGGGCTGGTGGTCGAAGGTCAGGTCGAACATGGCCCGCATGCCGAATCGGCGCTGTCACAAACCGAGCGCGAGCGCGGCCTGGCGCTGTTCTGTTGCGCCACCGCCGTCACCGATACGGTGACGATCGAATGCCGCGAGGTCGCCGCAACCAAGGACATCCAGATCAAGACCCTGCCGTGCCGGGTGCAGAAAATCGACAAGGTGTCGCACGACGTGGCGGTGCTGTCGCTGAAACTGCCGGCGACCGAGCGGATGCAGTTCCTCGCTGGCCAGTACATCGATATTCATACCAAGACCGGCAAGAAGCGCAGTTTCTCGATCGGCAACGCCCCGCATGATTCCGAATACCTGCAACTGCATGTCCGCCATGTACCCGGCGGCGATTTCTCCGAGTACGTCTGGAACGAGCTGAAAGAGCGCGAAATCTTCCGCTTCACCGGCCCCTTGGGTTCGTTCTTCCTGCGCGAGGATAGCGACAAGCCGATCATCTTCCTCGCCACCGGTACCGGCTTCGCGCCGATCAAGGGCATTCTCGAGCACGCCTTCAACAAGGGCATCCAGCGCGAGATGATCCTTTACTGGGGTGCGCGCACGATCGACGACTACTACATGACCGAGCTGACCGATCAGTGGCAGCGCGAGCATCCGAACTTCACCTTTATCCCGGTGCTGTCCGAACCCAAGCCCGAAACCAACTGGCAAGGGCGCACCGGCTTCCTGCACGATGTGCTGCTCGATGATTTCGGCAATCTCTCCGGCTGGCAGGTTTACGCCTGCGGCGCACCGATGATGGTCGAGGCGGCGTTCCAGCATTGCATTGCGCGCGGTCTGCCCGAAGAAGAGTTCTTCTCCGATGCGTTCTTTTCATCGAAGGACACTGCCAAGAAGTAA